The DNA segment GGCCTCCGACCATGGCAGCCAGGTGGATGACATGGGTGGGCTTGCACAGCTCAAACAGGGCTTTGGTCTCTGTGGTGCTCCTGGGACAGGAAATTTGGGGGTTCAGTGGAGTCAAGAGAGCAGACTGGGGGCTTTCCaagtaaaaaacccacagagtCAACTCACATCATGTCAGCATCTCTGAAGAACATGAAGATCCACTCCTCGTCCAGCTGCCCCTCTCCATCAGCCACCACCTTCTCGATGGCTCTTCCCGCCAAGCCAGTGCCACCCGTCACCAGGATGTGCTTGCCCACTAGCCCAGCCCCCTCCATTGTGGCCAAAACTCTGTGgagagttgggggggggggggggcaggctaAGCTGGGGTCACCTTGTGGTGCACCCCACTACAGCCCACCAAGCTCACCCCCTCCGTGGTGTGGGTGCCCAATGAACATCAGCCACACATCAGGCTGGTGAGctaatttggggggggggcttttatctgcttctgccagcaaaagcaaaaaccaaagTGGAAGCAGTGTGCTTGGTGGTGACGTGGCCAGGCCAGGGCAGCAGAAACTCATCAGCTGTAGTTGCTAATTAATGGAACTGGCTGGTGGCCCGCGGGCTCCCCGTGCACACGCCgcaccagggctggggccagACCGTGCCACGCAGCACGGCACTGCCCGGCCTCCCGAAACGGAGGCGCACCCTGACACCCAACCGCCCCGCAGTCCCAGGTCTGCACCCCAAAGCCCctctgcacccagctctgcaccccgagcctcccctgcaccccccgtcccagctctgcaccccaCTCCTCCCCGCACCCCcagtcccagctctgcaccccaCTCCTCCCTGCACCCAGGCCCCCTCCCGCAGCGCCGACCCCACCCCAACTCCGAGCCTCCCACCGCGGGGGCCCTTACACCCCTCATACCCCCTGCGGCTCTCCCCTCCGTACTGTCCCCCCTCTTTGGGGACACCCCGCTTCTACACCACCCCCCCTCAGCACCCCCGCGTGAGGGGGACTGCCCCCACAAACACTccagtgggggggggggtcggcGCGGCTCGGCTGGCTTCGGCGGCGGCTCGGCTGGCTTCGGCGCGGCTCGGCTGGCTTCGGCGGCGGCTCGGCTGGCTTCGGCGGCGGCTCGGCTGGCTTCGGCGCGGCTCGGCTGGCTTCGGCGACGGCTCGGCTGGCTTCGGCGGCGGCTCGGCTGGAttcggcgcggcgcggcgcggcgcggctccGCTCAGCCGCGCTTCCTGCCACCGTCACCGGGCGCCGCCGCTCGGCTCCTCGGGAAATGGAGTCCGCGCCCGGGGTCAGCGGAACCTGCCACGGCACCGGGGCCACCGGCACTGCTCCCCACGGGTTAGGGGGCGCTGGCGCAAGCCCCGGCACTTGCAGGCCTGCACTGGGCgtgcaggggaagggaagggggcGCACAGGgtcccctccctcttccccagcgCCAAGGGCTTCTCCAAAGGGATTTCGATGAGAAAAGGTTTAATCATCTTTAATTCACCTACACTGAGACTAAAAATGAGCGGAGCTTTCCGGCGGGTCGGGAGGGTTTCAAATGGGGGATGCCGGCTTTTCCTTCACCTTTTCCTTCGGCATTGCTGGGAGGCAAAGGCAGGGCCTTGCACCGCCCGAAATTAAGCTGATAAAGAATGGGATTAAGGGAGACCCCGCCAGGAATTTCAGCTTTTCCCCCAAGGAGACTTGGCCCCGACGTCGAGGAGCAGCCGGGTATTACAGATGTTCcactcccttcctccctcctctggcTTGCGGCCACAACCGTCCCAGCCCGCGAGAGGTGACCGAGCAGGTGCGGTTcctgcagcgctgggtgccccGGGAGCGCTGGGTGCCGGGGAGCGCTGGgtgccgggggcagcgctgggtgccgggggcagcgctgggtgccgggggcagcgctgggtgccggGGAGCGCTGGGTGCCcggggcagcgctgggtgccgggggcagcgctgggtgccccGGGAGCGCTGGGTGCCGGGGAGCGCTGGgtgccgggggcagcgctgggtgccgggggcagcgctgggtgcccgGGGAGCGCTGGGTGCCcggggcagcgctgggtgcccgGGGAGCGCTGGgtgccgggggcagcgctgggtgccgggggcagcgctgggtgcccgGGGAGCGCTGGgtgccgggggcagcgctgggtgccggggggagcgctgggtgccgggggcagcgctgggtgccgggggcagcgctgggtgcccgggcagcgctgggtgccgggggcagcgctgggtgccgggggcagcgctgggtgcccgggcagcgctgggtgccgggggcagcgctgggtgccgggggcagcgctgggtgcccgGGGAGCGCTGGgtgccgggggcagcgctgggtgcccgGGGAGCGCTGGGTGCCCGGGGAGCGCTGGgtgccgggggcagcgctgggtgccgggggcagcgctgggtgcccgGGGAGCGCTGGGTGCCCGGGGATCGCTCCCCCTGACTTGCACACCCAGTCCAATGCAGCGCACATTCATACAGGTCAGTTGGCTGGTTCCGCCCAAAGTTGAGCCTCGTAATTAATTATCCGTTAGTTTCTTCCCCGCTTCGATTTAAAGGCACAGCGCCTTTTTAATTCACTACGCATGCTCCCTGAGCGGGGGATCCGCCTCCctcgggggaggggggcatttgagtaggaggtcACAATGATGCCGAAAAACCTcataatgaagaaaactgctaaTAGACTTTTTGTACTTTTAGCAGCAAGTTATTTATTATCTGCACAGGGGAGGAGGTGGTTCACACTGCAGAAACTCATTCCCAAGCGCAGGTGTGAAACAGGCTAATTTATACATTTGACATATATGATTGCAACATCTTCTCATACATTATTCATGTAATTACAACATCTTATGGCATATTAATAATAGGCGGACTCTAGGCGGAGCCTGGGCGGAGTTCAGGTGGAGTCTCCTCTTGGCATCCGTTTCAAGCGGGTTGTTCCAGCCTTTGGCCCACTCAGGTGGTCTTCCTCAGTTCATAAGTGACCCTGCCAGGTTCTTGTACATAAAACTTGGCTTGCTACCACTTTCTTCTATTGATGTGTCAAACTTTAACTAATTTATGATTTCTAGTGCCTGTTACAGCAATTTCCCACAATGGCTTAGGCTTGGGTACAGTGGGCAAGGACAGGGCGATTCAGCACTACATGCTGTGGTTCCTCAGTAACCAAGTTGAGCAATTTTGCAAGGCAGAATGGGGCTTTTACAGACCTGAGACTAATCTCAGGTGGATCTTTAGGTTTTTAGGCCTTATTCCTTTTCAGGTGAAGCTGTGGCTAGATGGTTGCGTGGAGCATTTGAGTCTGCATGCATGCAAAAGTGAGCACCTAAATTTCTAACCACTGAAAGCAGGTAGCAGAACTTTTGTGATGTCCCTCACATGACtaccagggcagggtgagaacCACACagagaattccttcctggcaccttcttTGGGGGAGCTGTTCCTGAGTGTTTCCATGGAGCATTTTGGCTCTGCACAAGTGCAAAAGTGAGCAGTTACTTTTCTAAACAGAGGAAGCAGGGAACAGAACTTTTGTCCTTCACATAGCTACTAGGGCAGACAGAATCACAGAGAGAATTCCTTCCTGACACCTTCTCCAGGGGAGCTGTGCCTTGGTGCTTTCATGGAGCGTTTGAGTCTGTACGAGTGCAAAAATGAGCACTTCAATTTCTCACCACcaaaagcagggagcagaacttTTGTGGTATCCTTCATATGGCTACCAGTGCAGGCTGAGAACTACAGTGAAtcccttcctggcaccttctctgGGGGAGGTGTGTCTTGGTCTTTTCATGGAGCATTGGTGCTCTGATCGACTGCAAAAATGAGCACTTCAATTTCTCACCACAGAAAGAAAGTTGCAGTGCTTTTGTGATGTTACTCACATTGCCACCAGGGCAGTCTGAGGAACCACGaagagaattccttcctggcaccttctctgGTGGAGCTGTGCACGTGTAGTCCATTCAGCATTTTGGCTCTATACAAGTGCAAAAGGGAGCAGTTACTTTTCTTACCACAGAAAGCAAGGAGCAGaacttttgtggtgtctttcaCATAGCtaccagggcagggtgagaacCACCaagagaattccttcctggatctttctctgctggagctgtgctctgGTGGTTCCATGGAGCATTTTGGCTCTGCACAAGTGCAAAAGTGAGAAGTTACTTTTCTCACCCTAGAAAGCAGGAAGCAGAACTTTTGTGATGTCCTTCACATGGCTACCATGTCAGGCTGAGAATCACAGAGAGAATTCCTTCCTGACACCTTTTCCAGGGGAGCTGTGTCTTGGTCTTTTCATGGAGCATTTGAGTCTGGCACAAGTGCAAAAACGAGCACTTCAATTTCTTACCACAGAAAGAATTTTGCAGTACTTTTGAGATGTCACTCACATTGCCACCAGGGCAGATTGTGGAACAACCaagagaattccttcctggcaccttcttTGGGAGAGCTGTGCCTGGTCGGTTCCATGGAGCTTTTTTGAGTCTGTATGAGTGCAAAAGTGAGCACTACAATTTCTCACCagagaaagcagggagcagaacttCTGTGGTGTTCTTCACACGGCTaccagggcagggtgggaaCCACCAAGAGTATTCCTTCCTGGCATCTTCTCTGGTGGAGCTGTGCATGTGTGGTTCTATGGAGCATTTGGGCTCTGAACGAGTACAAAAGGGAGCAGTTACTTTTCTAACCAAAGAAAGCAGGAAGCAGAACTTTTGTGGTGTCCCTGACATGGCTACTAGGGCACGGTGAGAACAAGAaacagaattccttcctggcagCTTCTACTCCATCCCTAAAAGCCTGCTCACTGTTCTATTGTTGCATCACTAATATCCTTCACCTTGACCACACTCCATTTCTAAAGTCCTCCCTTTTCCCAGTCTATTCCTAAATTCATTCAACACAAAGCTTCCTGTCCATCCCTAAAATCCTCCTCCTCACTGACCCTGTCCATGCTGTTAATCTTTACCCATACCCCCAGCCCATACCTAAAAGCATTCCAGAACCCTGAGGGTCCATCCCTAAGTGCTTCCCCTTGACTCAGTAATCCTCAAaattctttccccccccccccccaagctcAATCCCTGTAGTCCTTCCCTCTAAATCACCAGGTTCTCCCTAAAAGCTTTCCCACCAGGTTCCCCATCCCATCCTAAAATACTTCCTCCCACCCCGTAAGTCAGCATATACATTATTTCCCCTTGCACCATCCAGTTGGTCTAGCAAATCTTTCCCCCTGCCTCACAGTCCATTCCTAAAATCTTTATCCCTGGCCCCTGGTTCTTCCCTAAATTCTTTCTCCCCGCCCCACTCCCCATGCCTGATCCTATAATCCTTCCCCTTGCCCATGGTCCACACTTGCAGTCCTTCCCTGCAGACCTGCTACTCTGTCCCTGAAATTCTTCCTCAAGTCCCCTAGTCCATCCTGCAAGGTCTTTCTCTCAGTCCCCAATGCCCCCCTGAAAATCTTTGCTCCTGCCTTCAGCCCAGCCTTATAACGCTTCACCCTGTGAATGCTCTATTCCTAAAATTACTCCCGTAATCCCCCGCTTTGACcctgaagtaattttttctaTAGCATCCAGTCCACCCCAAAAatccttccccctgctcccttGGCCCATCCCTAAAATCCTTCCACTTGCCCCCCGGTTCatctctgtcctggtttcagcagggatagagttaattttcttcttagtaatTAGTACAGTGCTGTCTTTCGGCTATGATGTGAGCgcaatgttgataggacactgaagtttttagttgttgctgggtgatgtttatactacatcaaggacttttcagttccttgggccctaccagtgagagggctgggggagcacaggaaattgggaggggacacagccaaggcaggtgacccaagctagctagagaggtattccataccatatgacgtcacGCTGAGTCTatgaactgggggaagaagaaggaaggggggacatatggcattatggcgtttctcttcctgagtaactgttacacgtgatggagccctgctttcctggggatggccgagcacctgcctgcccatgggaagtggtgaatgaattccttgctttgctttgcttgtgtgcgtggcttttactttacctattaaaatgttcttatctcagcccttgaattttacatccctttccgatcctccttcccatcGCTCTGGGTGGGAGaaagtgagcaagtggctgtgtggtgcttggttgctggctgaggttaaaccacgaAAACCTCGAAAAACCTTCCTTGGGTCATTCCCCTAACACCCCCTATAGCTCCCAAAAATCGTTGGTCCCATTCCTAGTCCATAAAAAAAAACTTTCGGGCTAGTCCCTAAATTTGTTCCCCCAATTCATTATTCAATATCTAAAACCCTACACCCCACTAGACAGCTAAAGCACTAATATCCTTCACCATGAACACAGATCATTTCTAAAGTCCTCCCACTTTTTCCTGGTCCCTTGCTAAACTACAACACAAAGCTTCAAGTCCATCCCTAAAAACAATCCCTGCAAAGACATTTTCCATGTCAATTGGCATActttccaggaggatctgctccacgATCCCGCCAGGCACGGAGGTGACGCTGACCGACCTGTCGTTAACCTGGGTCTTCCTCTTGACCTTTCTGAAAAGGAGGGTTACCACCTGCCAACTTGCTGTGGGGACGCTCCATCCCACTGCCCGGATCACAGACGAGGATGCTGAACACGGCTGCCCCCAGCGCCTGTGAGCGCGCAAGGGGAGACAGCGTCAAAGACTCTTCTACAAAGCTGAAGTGAACACCACCCACGTCTCTCTCCTTGTCCACAAAGCTAGCCACTCCAACACAGAAGACAGGGAGGTCAGTCAAGCACGATTCCCTCTTGGTAAATCCATGCCGACGGCTCCTCATCACTTGCTTGTCCTTCAGCAGCTTGGCAACGCTTCCGCGGAGGATTTTCTCCATCACCTCCCCTGGCAACAAGGACAGGCTCACCAGCCTCTGCTCTCCCACATCTTCCTTCCCGCCCTTCTGCAAGACAGGAGGCCTAAGAGCAATCTTCTGGACACCCGCAACTGCCCCCAGGAGCTATGACCTTTAAAAGATAATTGAGAGTGGCCTCCCAaggacatcagccagctcccccagcatTCGTGGCTCTGACTCATCAGGACCCAGGGACTTCCGTACATCCAGTCCCAAGGCACACCTTCCcactcccttcctcttcctcagcaaCAACAACGGCTCGCCCCACACACAGCCTGCAAAACGCTCATCCCGGCTCAACTGGGGCAGGCCTTGCCATTCATCGACCCTTCGGCATGCATCCACCACCACCAGGGCCTCGCTCTGCTGTGCCGTGCAGCGTGCTTACGTCCAACCACCCTCGGCAATCTCCAAATTCTCTTTCTGCCCGTCTCACACTGTGCAGAGAAATGGCCTCCCCTCCTCGGCATTCACCCCAAGTAAAGAGCCCAAAGGCCCTggctccccagcctcccccgCCTGCCGCTCCCACTCCACCTCTGCCTCTCGCCACACTCACGGGCTCTCCAGAAATTCACCTGCCTTGGTGAGCTGGCCCACATCAAGCACTGTGGCACGCCAGACACCAGGCTGCAAACGTGCCACCACAGCTAAGGGGTTCGCTACGGAAcgggcagcaccagcactggtggagccaggcagggctccCCACGTCACAGGACCGGCGAGCTCTCGGCCAGGGCTGCCGGGATGGCGGCCTGCTCTCCCAAAAAggcctcctctgcctctgcccgCACCGACACCCCCAGGGACGGACCCCAGGGGGCACAAGCCCGGACACGCAGGCCCCTTTCTCCCAGCTACAACCTTACAAGCAAGGCGGGCACCAAGGCACGCACAGAGCACGCTCAATGGCAAAGGCCAGGCCTCAAGGCAGGCTTAGCAAGctggcagcaaggcaggcacGGAGCAAATGCCACTGAGGGGGCCGCCACTCCTGCCCGCAACAGCAGAAAGCCCAGACCAACCTTCCGGGGCTGCGAGGAAAAGGAGCCCCTCCTTCCCAGCGCACCCACAAAACACATCACACGAGTGCCACAGCATGACCTCACTGACGACACCCCACCCCTCCTAGGCTTCGGTCACATGTTCTGCATGCCCTGACACGCGCCATCAACACCAAGCCTTTGGCCTCTAATATTTGCACCTCAAAGCTGCCGCCAGGACCAAGTGGACATGTCCTCAAGTGGAGGACACTACATTGCAGAACTGCGGGGGAAAAACGCACACCCCCCCTCATTACTCACCAGGCTGTGGCACGCAACAGCTTCTTGCTGCAAAACACCGCGTTGTGCAAAGGCTGTCCCGCCCCTCAGGGTCCAGCATAAAAGCTGGCCCAGcacctctctctctcacacGCTGCTCCTGGTGCCTTCTCCTCCGCGGTCAACAAGGTGAGCCTgaagccccttcccctccttctcctgccGCACCCGCCCCATCTCTTCCAGCACGCGCTGCCTCCAGACTCAGCAGTGCCGACGCCTCCCCACCGCCgcgctccccgcagccccacaCCGTGCCTCCACATTCCCCTGCCCTCCTGTAACGCCACCCCTCGCGCCCCCACCACCCTCCGCTTCCTCAACACCCTCTCTTACAGGGCCCCTCAACACCACAGACATGGCCTGCAACaacctctgcagcccctgcggACCCACCCCGCTGGCTAACAGCTGCAACGAGCCCTGCGTCAGGCAGTGCGAAGAATCCCGCGTCGTCATCCAGCCTCCCGCCGTGCTGGTCACCCTGCCGGgacccatcctcagctccttcccccagagCACCGCCGTCGGATCGTCCTCATCGGCTGCCGTGGGCAACATCCTCAGCTCCCAGGGAGTGCCCGTCTCCTCCGGCGGCTTCGGCTATGGCTTCGGAGGCCTGGGCTGCTATGGTGCCAGAAGAGCCTGCTACCCCTGCTAAGGGCTCCTTACACCACGCCTGATACCAGCCAACCACACGCTAGAAGCCAAGTCACGGATTGAGGACCTACCTTcaggctcctgctgccacaTGGGCTCGCCGTCCGTGGCTCCTCCGCCCCTCAAGGCACAAAGCAAGCAGCGAAGGGGCCAGCCCGCGGTGCCTGGAAACATGAGCTACctacctcctcctcttctcccactgTCTTCTTTGCATCGCCCCTACAGCTACATCCGGTACTCTCTGCTGCAAACACCTTCTCACAAGCCAAAGACCACCGGGGCACCTCCGCCGCGCTGCTCCCACTGCAAGGCAGGAAGACCTCGGTGCTCTGGAAAAGTCTACTGCAAGGAAAGGAGCCCTCGGCTGACGGCCGCCCTACTTGCACCTCAGACCCGCTCCCTTCCCCTTGGTGCTCCTGCCATTTCACTCCTTTGCCTCAATAAAGTTCTCCCGCATGCCAGCCTCAGgtgcctcctcttcctttcttctaagGCTCTTCCAGCCTCACCCGGCACAGAACCGGGACTCAACAGGCCATCGGGGTGGGTGGACAAGGACCACAAGACCTCTCTTAGGAAGTATCGCCGCAGCAACACCACCTGCTGGCAAGCCGGTGGGCTTCCAGCCCGTGACACAAGCCCTTCACTTGCCCAAACAAAGGCTTGGACACGCTAATGCACTTCCACCCATGCCTCTGACGCAAGCTCCTCCTGTGCGCTGGGTTCActttggctggatgccaggtgcccgCCAAgccgctctgtcactccccctcctcaactggaaaggggagagagaacACAACAAAACGGTTTGTGGGTCGAGGTAAGAACAGGGAGGGGATAGAGTCGTCAAAggggttgggttggaagggaccttcaagatcatctagCTCCAAGCCCtctgccgtgggcagggacaccttccaccacaCCAGCTTGCTCAAAGcaccatccagcctggccttgaacagCTCCAGGCagggggcagccacagctgctctagGCAACTTCTTCCAGCATCTCACCGACCTCACgggaaagaatttctttctcatATCTAACCTAAAGCTACCCTCTCTCAGGTTAAATCCGTTACCTGTCGTCTTATCACTACACTCCCTGGTCCAGAGGCCCTCCCCACCTTTCCTGAGGGCCCCCTCAAAGTACCGCATGGCCGCTGCAAGGTCTCCACaaagcctcctcttctcccgGCTAAACgatcccaactctctcagcctgtctgcaaaGGGGAGGTGCTGCACCTCCTcctcatctttgtggccctcctctggacccgctcgAGCAGGTCCATGCctttcttatgctgggggcctTCAGAGCCGAATGCAGTACTCCACTCTCACCAGAGCCGAGTAGGgagggagaatcacctccctcgacctgccggccacgctgcttttgacGCAACCTGGCATACGACTGGCTTTCTGGGCTCCGCGCGAACGTTGCCGGCTCATACTCAGTTCTCCATTCACCaatacccccaagtccttctccgcagggctgctctcaatgcACTCACCGCCCGGCCTGCAGCCATCTTTGGGATTGCCCCTGGCACTTGGCCTCGTGGCACTCCATGAGCTTTGCACGGGCCCACCTCCCAAGCCTGCCAcggtccctctggatggcatcccttccctctagaGCATCAACCGCAACACTCAGCTTGGCGTCATCCGCAAACTTGCCGAGGCTGCACACTCCAGCCCACTGTCCGTGGCCctaacaaagatgttaaatcatactggccccagcacggacccctgagggacaccactcatcactgggCTCCACTCGGACATCGAGCCTTTCATTGCAACTCATTGAGAGCACCCATCCAGCCAATCACACACCGAGCGGTCCACCCACCAAGTCCGCATCTCTCCATTTCAGAGACAAGGATCTTGCGCGGGACAGTATCAAATGCTCTGCACAAGTCCAGGGACGTGACGCCAGTCGCTCTTCCCTTACCCACCAATGCCTTAATcctgtcatagaaggccaccCCATTTGTCAGGCACGCTTTGCCCTCTGTGAAGCCATGTTGGCCGTCAGCAGTCACGCCTCCCTTTTCCAGGTGCCTTGGCATActttccaggaggatctgctccacgATCCCGCCAGGCACGGAGGTGACGCTGACCGACCTGTCGTTAACCTGGGTCTTCCTCTTGACCTTTCTGAAAAGGAGGGTTACCACCTGCCAACTTGCTGTGGGGACGCTCCATCCCACTGCCCGGATCACAGACGAGGATGCTGAACACGGCTGCCCCCAGCGCCTGTGAGCGCGCAAGGGGAGACAGCGTCAAAGACTCTTCTACAAAGCTGAAGTGAACACCACCCACGTCTCTCTCCTTGTCCACAAAGCTAGCCACTCCAACACAGAAGACAGGGAGGTCAGTCAAGCACGATTCCCTCTTGGTAAATCCATGCCGACGGCTCCTCATCACTTGCTTGTCCTTCAGCAGCTTGGCAACGCTTCCGCGGAGGATTTTCTCCATCACCTCCCCTGGCAACAAGGACAGGCTCACCAGCCTCTGCTCTCCCACATCTTCCTTCCCGCCCTTCTGCAAGACAGGAGGCCTAAGAGCAATCTTCTGGACACCCGCAACTGCCCCCAGGAGCTATGACCTTTAAAAGATAATTGAGAGTGGCCTCCCAaggacatcagccagctcccccagcatTCGTGGCTCTGACTCATCAGGACCCAGGGACTTCCGTACATCCAGTCCCAAGGCACACCTTCCcactcccttcctcttcctcagcaaCAACAACGGCTCGCCCCACACACAGCCTGCAAAATGCTCATCCCGGCTCAACTGGGGCAGGCCTTGCCATTCATCGACCCTTCGGCATGCATCCACCACCACCAGGGCCTCGCTCTGCTGTGCCGTGCAGCGTGCTTACGTCCAACCACCCTCGGCAATCTCCAAATTCTCTTTCTGCCCGTCTCACACTGTGCAGAGAAATGGCCTCCCCTCCTCGGCATTCA comes from the Falco rusticolus isolate bFalRus1 chromosome 3, bFalRus1.pri, whole genome shotgun sequence genome and includes:
- the LOC119144964 gene encoding feather keratin-like, whose product is MACNNLCSPCGPTPLANSCNEPCVRQCEESRVVIQPPAVLVTLPGPILSSFPQSTAVGSSSSAAVGNILSSQGVPVSSGGFGYGFGGLGCYGARRACYPC